Below is a window of Helicobacter colisuis DNA.
AAAATGGCTATTATAGATGATAAACATTTAATTCTAGGATCGGCAAATTGGTCTAAGAGTGCCTTTGAAGCTAATTATGAAACATTAGCAATTCTAAAAAACAAAGAATTTATTCAAAAAGCACAAAAGGAATTTGAAGCAATGTTTAAAGAGTGCGAAAAATATTAACTCTCTAAAATCACCCTACTAAGCAAATAATATTTTGGCGCCCTTTAGCACTAAAGGTGGATTAAAACTTAAATCCCAAAAAGTGTTTTAGTGTTTTGATTAATTATCCCCACCAAACTCTCTTTGGAGAGATTTAAAATCTCACTCATTTTTTCTAATACAAGGGGAATATAAGAAGGTTCATTTCTCTTGCCCCTATGTGGATGAGGCGTAAGATAAGGCGCATCTGTTTCCAAAAGTAACGATTCTACTGGGATTTTAGGCAAAATTTCCACTAACTTTCTAGCATTTTTAAAAGTCAAAACCCCTCCAATTCCATAATAAAAGCCTTTTTGAGCAAGGCTAAGGAGCTGAAAATCTGCATTAAAGCAATGCAAAACTCCGCCTACTAATTCATTACAATAGGTTCGCAAAATCTCTAAACTATCTGCTGAAGCATCTCTAATATGAACAATTAAAGGCTTTTTATAAGCAATAGCCAATTGAATTTGTGCAATAAAAACCTTCTTTTGAATTTGTTTTAACTCCTCAATACTCCCTAGCCTTGATTGCGCTAGTGCTTCTTCTAAGCAATAATAATCAAGCCCACACTCACCCACTGCAATACATTTCTCATCTTCCAAAAACTGCTTCAAAAAATTCTCATCATACAAATAGGCATAATTTGGATGCAACCCACTTGCAAAATAAACTTCTTCATATTTATGGGCTAACTCACACGCTCTACTCAAATCCTCTGGATGCGCTGCTGGAATAATAAAGCGAGTGATTCCAGCATTTCTAGCACGATCTAAAATAGCTTCAAAATCCTCTTTGAATCTTTTATCATCCAAATGACAATGTGTATCGCAAAGTTGCATAAAATATTCCTTATTTTTTGTTACAATTCTGAAAATTTTAATAGAACTTGGCTTAAATTAAGGAATATAAATGTTTACAGGCTTAGTTAGAGAGTTTGGGGAAGTGCTTGGATTCCAACAAAATATTCTCACACTCAAAGCAAAACACCGCCCAAAAATCGGAGATAGCATAGCAGTTAATGGCACTTGTTTAACGGCTATAGAAATTTTTAACAATGGCTTTAGTGTAGAATTAAGTGAAGAGACACAATCACATATTGCTTTAGAATCCTATCAAGGCTTAGTGCATATTGAACCTGCTTTAAGATTACAAGATAGACTTGATGGGCATTTGGTGCAAGGGCATATAGATGGGATAGGAAAAATTATTAAAATCATTCCACATGCCATTGGTATTGATTTTTTTATCACCACCAATCGCGATATTTTAGCGCTTTGTATTCCTAAAGGTAGTATTGCAATTAATGGAATTAGTCTTACTATTAATGAAGTTTTAGATGATTCACTACGCCTTACGCTCATTCCACATACAATCCAAAACACCCTCTTTGGGCAATATAGTGTCGGAACAAAAGTGAATATTGAAACAGATATGTTTGCAAGAATGGTGCAGCATTTCTTATCCAACAAAAAAGATTCTAATCTTACTTGGGAAAAAGTTGATAGAATCCTAGGGAGCTATTAAAATGCCTTTACCACTTTCTCAAAAAGCCGTTGCTCTAGCTTATGAACAAAACAAACACCGTGCTCCAAAAGTCTTAGCTAAAGGTGAAGGACTAATCGCTCAAAAAATTATTGAAAAGGCTAAAGAATACGATATTCCACTTTTTCAAAGCAAGGCTTTAGTAGATTCGCTTATTCATTTAGAAATTGATGAGGAAATTCCACCTGAACTTTACAAAGCTGTCGTGGAAGTATTTATTTGGCTTTACAAAACTGAACAAAAAACCCAAATGAGTCATTCATAAACCTACTAAAGCCATTAAAAAAATTAATAATTCTTCTTAAAACTCCACCAACTCCCTATCGCGTGCTGTGTAAATCGCACATTTTGTATAGCCCACTTCTCT
It encodes the following:
- a CDS encoding TatD family hydrolase; amino-acid sequence: MQLCDTHCHLDDKRFKEDFEAILDRARNAGITRFIIPAAHPEDLSRACELAHKYEEVYFASGLHPNYAYLYDENFLKQFLEDEKCIAVGECGLDYYCLEEALAQSRLGSIEELKQIQKKVFIAQIQLAIAYKKPLIVHIRDASADSLEILRTYCNELVGGVLHCFNADFQLLSLAQKGFYYGIGGVLTFKNARKLVEILPKIPVESLLLETDAPYLTPHPHRGKRNEPSYIPLVLEKMSEILNLSKESLVGIINQNTKTLFGI
- the ribE gene encoding riboflavin synthase, which gives rise to MFTGLVREFGEVLGFQQNILTLKAKHRPKIGDSIAVNGTCLTAIEIFNNGFSVELSEETQSHIALESYQGLVHIEPALRLQDRLDGHLVQGHIDGIGKIIKIIPHAIGIDFFITTNRDILALCIPKGSIAINGISLTINEVLDDSLRLTLIPHTIQNTLFGQYSVGTKVNIETDMFARMVQHFLSNKKDSNLTWEKVDRILGSY
- a CDS encoding EscU/YscU/HrcU family type III secretion system export apparatus switch protein produces the protein MPLPLSQKAVALAYEQNKHRAPKVLAKGEGLIAQKIIEKAKEYDIPLFQSKALVDSLIHLEIDEEIPPELYKAVVEVFIWLYKTEQKTQMSHS